In Zingiber officinale cultivar Zhangliang chromosome 8B, Zo_v1.1, whole genome shotgun sequence, a single genomic region encodes these proteins:
- the LOC122013489 gene encoding uncharacterized protein LOC122013489 has product MPETSDRVSERVASNKSSHMAVQILEDDVEVFECDNSFNQGKKCHLALKNKGNVVAYGTIVSDGGPNVMLHNAPLGEGNLKVSVDVVLQEEAELPIPLKSGPIVMVDAVGTVVGWPKELVIFPTTKKTEKPAPPFAILEVPDEKK; this is encoded by the exons ATGCCAGAAACAAGTGATCGAGTTTCTGAACGTGTAGCATCTAACAAGTCATCGCACATGGCAGTTCAAATATTGGAAGATGATGTGGAAGTTTTTGAATGCGACAATTCATTCAATCAG GGGAAAAAATGTCATTTGGCTCTGAAGAATAAGGGGAATGTGGTGGCATATGGCACGATAGTATCCGACGGAGGCCCAAATGTAATGCTGCACAATGCTCCACTTGGGGAAGGCAACTTAAAGGTGTCTGTTGATGTTGTTTTACAGGAGGAAGCAGAGCTTCCAATTCCACTTAAGTCAGGACCAATAGTAATGGTAGATGCTGTTGGAACTGTGGTTGGCTGGCCAAAAGAATTGGTGATATTTCCGACGACAAAG aaaacgGAGAAACCTGCACCACCATTTGCTATTTTGGAGGTTCctgatgagaaaaaataa
- the LOC122013487 gene encoding uncharacterized protein LOC122013487: MSSSQAQKRKRGKTIMRDIHALHPDHMLVVKFNERGQPYGDLQPTLANFIGTIARNGVVLPLSFLDWRKMPTNRLNDAWKLVTARFCISNCHRRVIMQMMGAAWRRWRTEVKATSYDSNTPLEVLVAIQPIPHGLTLQTWEVLCNYWKSTELVSHCLFTVLHFNALILEVPRFYGILEIDYKQCNSQENGRKPSRIEIQQLSRRSRKKGGALIDDEAIRIENLLKETVDRHLQDKPEGTQPIEVHEEVFREVFGPEHSGRVRCLGAGALPSQVFPELCKRSSMYWQDYHSNSDMTDKFKEMGEKIKDMELREAQRQMEIEQMKRQMKENDQFQNFARVMLNMMSGSAGGSHGPESLPAQMAAMLTNIMQQQVSSTAEGNRCRSSPSPESNNN, translated from the exons ATGTCTTCATCCCAAGCTCAGAAAAGAAAACGTGGCAAGACTATTATGAGAGATATTCATGCATTACATCCCGATCATATGCTGGTAGTGAAATTCAATGAAAGGGGACAGCCTTACGGTGATCTACAACCGACTCTTGCAAATTTTATTGGGACTATTGCACGGAATGGAGTTGTGTTGCCCCTGAGCTTTTTAGATTGGAGAAAAATGCCGACAAATCGCTTGAATGATGCATGGAAACTTGTTACT GCACGTTTCTGTATCTCAAATTGCCATAGAAGAGTTATAATGCAAATGATGGGGGCTGCATGGAGAAGGTGGAGGACCGAAGTGAAAGCTACATCTTATGATTCAAATACTCCACTAGAAGTGCTTGTTGCAATACAACCCATTCCTCATGGCTTGACACTTCAAACATGGGAAGTTTTATGTAACTATTGGAAGTCTAccgag TTAGTTTCACACTGCTTATTTACTGTTTTACACTTTAATGCTCTTATCCTTGAAGTTCCAAGGTTTTATGGGATTCTAGAAATTGATTACAAGCAATGTAAT TCTCAAGAAAATGGAAGAAAACCGAGTCGTATTGAAATACAACAATTGAGTCGAAGAAGTAGAAAGAAAGGAGGCGCCCTTATTGATGACGAGGCAATACGAATTGAG AATTTACTTAAAGAGACTGTGGATCGTCACCTTCAAGATAAACCTGAAGGAACACAACCAATAGAAGTCCATGAGGAGGTATTtcg TGAGGTTTTTGGACCCGAGCATTCTGGTCGGGTACGATGTTTAGGAGCTGGTGCGCTGCCTAGTCAAGTGTTCCCAGAGCTATGTAAACGTAGCTCAATGTATTGGCAAGACTATCACTCTAATTCAGATATGACGGACAAATTTAAGGAAATGGGAGAGAAAATTAAAGATATGGAGTTGCGAGAAGCACAACGACAAATGGAAATAGAGCAGATGAAAAGACAAATGAAAGAAAatgatcaatttcaaaattttgcacGGGTAATGCTCAATATGATGTCGGGTAGTGCTGGAGGTTCTCATGGACCTGAATCATTACCGGCACAG atGGCAGCTATGCTTACAAATATTATGCAACAACAAGTTTCATCAACTGCGGAAGGAAATAGATGTAGATCCTCCCCATCACCAGAATCAAATAATAACTAG